The Streptomonospora litoralis genome window below encodes:
- a CDS encoding CDP-alcohol phosphatidyltransferase family protein: MTSFTLSDVRERTYKSRDAWWTVFLVDPIAARLVVWTANRTSITPNQITFGAGVLGAGSAVCFALGGWPLLVAGALLFHLSFVLDCMDGKIARLKGTGSVFGGWVDFVFDRIRFFGCMLALLIGQWAATGEVLFLLLAPVVTFLDLLRYLNGAQVGKTRQAMRTQLRAAAEGRESEPADDPENTEPAPAPEGAEAPAAGEDAGAPVVFVEEVLRDNPGLDHDQAHARTAESGARVIDVHQGFTRKFSWYGRLRSALLRSRVRPHLFSGIEFEMFVCVVAPLTALASLAVPGADLVVPVIVLSCAALAAFELLIVYKLWLATRDFAVELARLRED; this comes from the coding sequence ATGACGAGCTTCACACTCAGCGACGTCCGCGAGCGGACCTACAAGAGCCGCGACGCCTGGTGGACGGTCTTCCTCGTCGACCCGATCGCGGCGCGGCTCGTCGTGTGGACCGCGAACCGCACTTCCATCACGCCCAACCAGATCACCTTCGGCGCGGGCGTGCTCGGCGCGGGCTCGGCCGTGTGCTTCGCCCTGGGCGGATGGCCGCTGCTCGTCGCCGGCGCGCTGCTGTTCCACCTCAGCTTCGTGCTCGACTGCATGGACGGCAAGATCGCGCGGCTGAAGGGCACCGGGTCGGTCTTCGGCGGGTGGGTGGACTTCGTCTTCGACCGCATCCGGTTCTTCGGGTGCATGCTGGCCCTGCTGATCGGCCAGTGGGCGGCCACCGGCGAAGTGCTTTTCCTGCTGCTGGCGCCGGTGGTGACGTTCCTCGACCTGCTGCGTTACCTGAACGGCGCACAGGTGGGCAAGACCCGCCAGGCTATGCGCACGCAGCTGCGCGCCGCCGCCGAAGGGCGCGAGTCCGAGCCGGCGGACGACCCCGAGAACACCGAACCCGCCCCGGCCCCGGAGGGCGCCGAGGCGCCCGCGGCGGGTGAAGACGCGGGGGCCCCCGTCGTGTTCGTCGAGGAGGTGCTGCGCGACAACCCCGGCCTCGACCACGACCAGGCGCACGCGCGCACCGCCGAGTCCGGTGCGCGGGTCATCGACGTGCACCAGGGCTTCACCCGCAAGTTCAGCTGGTACGGGCGGCTGCGCTCGGCGCTGCTGCGCAGCCGGGTGCGTCCGCACCTGTTCAGCGGCATCGAGTTCGAGATGTTCGTGTGCGTCGTGGCCCCGCTGACGGCGCTGGCCTCCCTCGCGGTGCCGGGCGCCGACCTGGTCGTGCCGGTGATCGTGCTCTCCTGCGCCGCGCTGGCCGCCTTCGAGCTGCTGATCGTCTACAAGCTGTGGCTGGCCACGCGCGACTTCGCGGTGGAGCTGGCCCGGCTGCGCGAGGACTGA
- a CDS encoding M48 family metallopeptidase has protein sequence MWPQHRRLLLARWGDPRRTRALRHPRENAALVVCLAVTALAVVGASNRALDGETGQPLVVLAIPALVFFVRGQFYARQRVNGVRISPTQFPEAHRMVVEAAEAFDLPQVPDAYVVLGNGHINAFASGHGSRRFVAVHSDLFEIGGRLADPEALRFIIGHEVGHIAAGHVSYWRQFGVSVADIIPGLGATLSRAQEYTADSHAYEFCPQGKEGLRVLAAGKYLYRDVDFADIAGRAHTDQGLFVMLVNLLSSHPVNTWRFQALADRSRPGRLI, from the coding sequence ATGTGGCCGCAGCACAGGCGTCTTCTGCTGGCGCGCTGGGGTGATCCCCGCCGCACCCGCGCGCTGCGGCATCCGCGGGAGAACGCGGCGCTGGTGGTGTGCCTGGCGGTCACGGCGCTCGCCGTTGTCGGGGCCTCCAACCGCGCCCTCGACGGGGAGACGGGGCAGCCGCTGGTGGTACTCGCCATCCCGGCCCTGGTGTTCTTCGTGCGCGGGCAGTTCTATGCGCGCCAGCGGGTCAACGGCGTGCGGATCTCGCCGACGCAGTTCCCCGAGGCGCATCGGATGGTCGTCGAGGCGGCGGAGGCGTTCGACCTGCCGCAGGTACCCGACGCCTACGTGGTGCTGGGCAACGGCCACATCAACGCCTTCGCCTCCGGGCACGGCTCGCGGCGGTTCGTCGCGGTGCACAGCGACCTCTTCGAGATCGGCGGGCGCCTGGCCGACCCGGAGGCGCTGCGGTTCATCATCGGCCACGAAGTCGGCCATATCGCCGCTGGCCACGTCTCCTACTGGCGCCAGTTCGGCGTCTCGGTGGCCGACATCATCCCCGGTCTCGGCGCGACCCTCAGCCGGGCGCAGGAGTACACGGCCGACAGCCACGCCTACGAGTTCTGCCCGCAGGGCAAGGAGGGGCTGCGGGTGCTGGCGGCGGGCAAGTACCTCTACCGCGACGTCGACTTCGCCGACATCGCCGGGCGGGCCCATACCGACCAGGGGCTGTTCGTGATGCTGGTGAACCTGTTGTCGAGCCACCCCGTGAACACCTGGCGCTTCCAGGCGCTCGCCGACCGCTCGCGACCGGGCCGGCTGATCTGA
- a CDS encoding elongation factor G-like protein EF-G2 produces MADKSGPATTGRAPRADHPAQIRNVVLVGPSGAGKTTLIEALLHASGATARMGRVEEGNTVSDYDDVEVRQKRSVNLAVAPVVSAGVKVNLLDTPGYADFVGDLRAGLRAADAALFVVSAIDGIDGRTRLLWEECAAIGIPRAVAVTKIDHHRADVDAVVEQCREAFGEGVLPAYVPAFSGEGENRTVRGLMGLISGRYHDYSTGSRAEAEPPEGLAERAAPMRDALVEGVIQESEDETLMDRYMEGEELDPAMLVADLEAAVARAGFYPVLPVSALRGAGVLELLEELPRATPAPPERPLPEVTTAAGGTVGDLSCDPDGPLLAEVVKTISDPYVGRVSLVRVFSGTLRPDSVVHVCGQGLADRGHEDHDVDERIGALLAPLGKHSEPVGEVVAGDVCAVAKLTRAETGDTLSAKERPLRMPPWTFPEPLLPVALQAASRSDEDKLAQAIGRLASEDVTLRVEVNPETHQLVLWCMGEAHLDLALDRLSARYGVVVETGEVRVPLRETFSARAEGMGRNVKQSGGHGEYGVCHIQVEPLPSGAGLEFVDRIVGGVVPRQFIPSVEKGIRAQMESGVQSGYPLVDIRVTLYDGKAHSVDSSDMAFQKAGRLALKNAAENCRLSMLEPIDELAVLIADEYMGAVMSDLSARRGRVVGTEPTANGRTLIRAEIPQLEITRYAIDLRSVSHGTGTFTRSYLRHDPLPAQLAEKFTQELAGSG; encoded by the coding sequence ATGGCGGACAAATCCGGTCCAGCGACCACCGGCAGGGCTCCGAGGGCCGACCACCCGGCGCAGATACGCAACGTCGTGCTGGTCGGCCCGTCCGGAGCCGGAAAGACCACGCTGATCGAGGCCCTCCTGCACGCGTCCGGCGCCACGGCCCGCATGGGCCGCGTCGAGGAGGGCAACACGGTCAGCGACTACGACGACGTCGAGGTACGGCAGAAGCGGTCGGTCAACCTGGCCGTGGCCCCGGTCGTCTCCGCCGGAGTGAAGGTGAACCTCCTGGACACCCCGGGCTATGCCGACTTCGTGGGCGACCTGCGCGCCGGCCTGCGCGCCGCCGACGCCGCGCTGTTCGTGGTCTCGGCGATCGACGGTATCGACGGGCGCACGCGGCTGCTGTGGGAGGAGTGCGCCGCCATCGGGATTCCGCGCGCCGTCGCCGTCACCAAGATCGACCACCACCGCGCCGACGTCGACGCGGTCGTCGAGCAGTGCCGCGAGGCCTTCGGCGAGGGCGTGCTGCCCGCCTACGTGCCCGCGTTCTCCGGGGAGGGCGAGAACCGCACGGTGCGGGGGTTGATGGGGCTCATCTCCGGCCGGTACCACGACTACTCCACGGGTTCCCGCGCCGAGGCCGAACCGCCCGAGGGCCTGGCCGAGCGGGCGGCTCCGATGCGCGACGCGCTGGTCGAGGGGGTCATCCAGGAGAGCGAGGACGAGACCCTCATGGACCGCTACATGGAGGGCGAGGAACTCGACCCGGCCATGCTCGTCGCCGACCTGGAGGCCGCCGTCGCGCGAGCGGGCTTCTACCCGGTGCTGCCGGTCTCAGCGCTGCGCGGCGCGGGTGTTCTCGAGCTGCTGGAGGAGCTGCCCCGGGCGACGCCCGCGCCCCCCGAGCGCCCGCTGCCCGAGGTCACCACGGCGGCCGGCGGAACCGTCGGCGACCTGTCCTGCGACCCGGACGGCCCGCTGCTGGCCGAGGTCGTCAAGACGATCAGCGACCCCTACGTGGGCCGCGTAAGCCTGGTGCGGGTCTTCAGCGGCACGCTGCGCCCCGATTCGGTGGTGCACGTATGCGGGCAGGGACTGGCCGACCGGGGGCACGAGGACCACGACGTGGACGAACGCATCGGCGCGCTGCTGGCCCCGCTGGGCAAGCATAGCGAACCGGTGGGCGAGGTCGTGGCGGGCGACGTGTGCGCCGTTGCGAAGCTGACCCGTGCCGAGACCGGCGACACCCTGTCGGCCAAGGAGCGGCCGCTGCGCATGCCGCCGTGGACGTTCCCCGAACCGCTGCTGCCGGTGGCGCTGCAGGCGGCGTCGAGGTCCGACGAGGACAAGCTGGCCCAGGCGATCGGCCGCCTGGCCTCCGAGGACGTGACGCTGCGGGTGGAGGTCAACCCGGAGACCCATCAGCTAGTGCTGTGGTGCATGGGCGAGGCCCACCTCGACCTCGCGCTGGACCGGCTCTCCGCGCGCTACGGCGTCGTGGTCGAGACCGGCGAGGTGCGCGTGCCGCTGCGCGAGACGTTCTCCGCACGGGCCGAGGGCATGGGCCGCAACGTGAAGCAGAGCGGCGGCCACGGCGAGTACGGCGTCTGCCACATCCAGGTGGAGCCGCTGCCCTCGGGTGCCGGGCTGGAGTTCGTCGACCGGATCGTGGGCGGTGTGGTGCCCCGCCAGTTCATCCCGTCGGTGGAGAAGGGCATCCGGGCGCAGATGGAGAGCGGTGTGCAGTCCGGCTACCCGCTGGTGGACATCCGCGTGACGCTGTACGACGGCAAGGCGCACTCGGTGGACTCCTCCGACATGGCCTTCCAGAAGGCCGGGCGGCTGGCGCTGAAGAACGCCGCGGAGAACTGCCGGCTGTCGATGCTGGAGCCGATCGACGAACTGGCGGTGCTGATCGCCGACGAGTATATGGGAGCGGTAATGAGCGATCTGTCGGCGCGCCGCGGGCGGGTGGTCGGCACCGAGCCCACGGCGAACGGGCGCACGCTGATCCGCGCGGAGATCCCCCAACTGGAGATCACCCGCTACGCGATCGACCTGCGCTCGGTCTCGCACGGCACGGGCACGTTCACGCGTTCGTACCTGCGCCACGACCCGCTGCCCGCCCAGCTCGCCGAGAAATTCACGCAGGAGCTGGCCGGGTCGGGCTGA
- a CDS encoding threonine ammonia-lyase: MSIDTLRSARIETASRTVDPVFLNTPQIFDHSLSRSLAREVLLKVETLNPVRSFKGRGADFLLRDTDEKRALVCASAGNFGQAVAYAGRGRGLPVHVFAAETANPRKIARMRELGARVVVGGADFDAAKQAAAEYADGREDCVYVEDGYQPQIAEGAGTIGVEIAPLELDAVVLPVGNGALISGVGRWLKDYSPDTKVVGVCSAGAPAMAHSWRSGMPVSTERVDTAADGLAVRVPVPAAVEWMGAVVDDVVLVDDEELYTALRLLRDTLGLIVEPSAAAGVAAIAARDLPGARVGTVLTGSNFAPDLSGSL, translated from the coding sequence ATGTCGATCGACACACTTCGTTCAGCGCGGATCGAAACGGCGTCACGCACCGTCGATCCGGTCTTCCTGAACACCCCGCAGATATTCGACCACTCGCTATCCCGCAGCCTGGCACGCGAGGTCCTGCTGAAAGTCGAGACGCTCAACCCCGTCCGCTCGTTCAAGGGGCGCGGAGCGGACTTCCTGCTGCGCGACACCGATGAGAAGCGCGCCTTGGTGTGCGCGTCGGCCGGGAACTTCGGCCAGGCCGTCGCCTATGCGGGACGCGGCCGCGGACTGCCGGTGCACGTCTTCGCCGCCGAGACCGCCAACCCCCGCAAGATCGCCCGGATGCGCGAACTGGGGGCGCGCGTGGTGGTCGGCGGAGCCGACTTCGACGCCGCGAAGCAGGCCGCCGCCGAGTACGCAGACGGTCGCGAGGACTGCGTCTACGTCGAGGACGGGTACCAGCCGCAGATCGCCGAAGGCGCGGGCACCATCGGCGTGGAGATCGCCCCACTGGAGTTGGACGCCGTCGTGCTGCCCGTGGGCAACGGCGCGCTGATCTCGGGCGTCGGCCGGTGGCTCAAGGATTACTCGCCCGACACGAAGGTCGTCGGCGTGTGCTCCGCGGGCGCGCCCGCGATGGCGCACAGTTGGCGCTCGGGCATGCCGGTCTCCACCGAGCGGGTCGACACCGCCGCCGACGGCCTGGCCGTGCGCGTGCCGGTCCCGGCGGCCGTGGAGTGGATGGGCGCCGTGGTCGACGACGTCGTGCTCGTCGACGACGAAGAGCTCTACACGGCGCTGCGGCTGCTCCGCGACACTCTCGGACTCATCGTCGAACCGTCCGCCGCCGCCGGGGTCGCGGCCATCGCCGCACGGGACCTCCCCGGCGCCCGCGTCGGCACCGTGCTGACCGGCAGCAACTTCGCGCCGGACCTGTCCGGGTCGTTGTAG
- a CDS encoding CPBP family intramembrane glutamic endopeptidase — MLWTESIPQFGVVAGALAFLLVGYAAAGEPLLGWRAFARLRRRRDSDPGALARFYRLAMGVHLAWVAAVVVILLVAPGVTPAHVGLRAPVNWGPLLAAVLGFCLALLIVWLITRGRNRSGSGAAPLPSVPDPGEGLSVLAPRNRRERRLAGALAVTAGVSEELLYRGLLVAFGVALGLPVWAAAVAACVLFALAHLYQGWWGLVGPGLLGALFMVVYLGTGSLLFPIVLHVVLELRSLLLTGSGRRHRARAL; from the coding sequence GTGCTTTGGACCGAGAGCATTCCCCAGTTCGGCGTCGTGGCCGGTGCTCTGGCGTTTCTCCTGGTCGGATACGCGGCAGCGGGCGAGCCCCTGCTGGGTTGGCGCGCCTTCGCCCGGCTGCGCCGCCGCCGCGACTCCGATCCCGGAGCGCTGGCGCGTTTCTACCGGCTGGCGATGGGCGTACACCTGGCGTGGGTCGCGGCGGTCGTCGTCATCCTGCTCGTGGCTCCCGGAGTCACCCCCGCCCACGTGGGGCTGCGCGCCCCCGTGAACTGGGGGCCGCTGCTGGCGGCCGTGCTCGGGTTCTGCCTCGCTCTGCTCATCGTCTGGCTCATCACCCGCGGCCGGAACCGCTCCGGCTCGGGCGCCGCGCCGCTGCCCTCGGTGCCCGACCCGGGGGAGGGACTGAGCGTGCTTGCGCCGCGCAACCGCCGGGAGCGGCGGTTGGCCGGCGCACTGGCGGTGACGGCCGGTGTGTCCGAGGAGCTGCTCTACCGGGGCCTGCTGGTCGCCTTCGGCGTCGCGCTGGGCCTACCCGTGTGGGCGGCGGCGGTGGCGGCGTGCGTACTGTTCGCACTCGCCCACCTCTACCAGGGGTGGTGGGGCCTGGTCGGCCCCGGCCTACTGGGCGCCCTGTTCATGGTCGTCTACCTGGGTACGGGGAGTCTCCTCTTTCCCATCGTCTTGCACGTGGTCCTGGAACTGCGCTCACTGCTGCTGACCGGCAGCGGCCGCCGCCATCGGGCCCGCGCGCTGTAG
- a CDS encoding MFS transporter, with amino-acid sequence MVNSSDVRMNPGSGRSQLGLHGWAFRLLVLATALTFAGFVLLLPVVPLWASRGGAGEAAAGATTSVYMLTTVLTQLVMPWVLDRGGYRWTFPVGALLMGAPVPLLLLTDDLAPILAVSAARGIGFGMATVAGSALAARLVAPAQLGRATAYYGLAVGLPNVFFLSTGVWAALNLGFAAVFWFATATTLVGAVAAAGIWLLVGDRTASDGDGETAGAGAAESPGGLRLSRRLGIPLLAMLMPSVASSAIVTFLAIPLSQASTLVFTALLAFGVLSVCGRWAAGALSDRRGRPVLLVPGSTAAVAGMALTAAALWPAGADWAGPGALGGTAAVAGAALFGAGFGAVQNDTIVIMFRRAGARAYGTASAVWNIGYDAGTGLGSLFLGLGIQAAGYGPAIAVTSAVLAACLPAAVSLARRAG; translated from the coding sequence ATGGTGAATTCCTCGGATGTCCGGATGAATCCGGGTTCGGGGCGGTCGCAGCTCGGGCTGCACGGATGGGCGTTCCGGCTGCTGGTGCTCGCGACCGCGCTGACCTTCGCGGGTTTCGTGCTGCTGCTGCCCGTCGTCCCGCTGTGGGCGAGCCGCGGCGGCGCGGGCGAGGCGGCCGCCGGAGCCACGACATCGGTCTACATGCTCACAACGGTGCTCACCCAGCTGGTCATGCCCTGGGTGCTCGACCGAGGCGGATACCGGTGGACCTTCCCGGTGGGCGCATTGCTGATGGGTGCTCCGGTCCCGCTGCTGCTGCTCACCGACGACCTCGCCCCGATCCTGGCCGTCTCGGCGGCGCGCGGGATCGGGTTCGGTATGGCCACCGTGGCCGGGTCGGCGCTGGCGGCGCGGCTGGTCGCGCCTGCGCAGCTGGGCCGCGCCACCGCCTACTACGGGCTGGCGGTGGGGTTGCCCAACGTCTTCTTCCTGTCGACCGGCGTGTGGGCGGCCCTGAACCTCGGTTTCGCGGCCGTGTTCTGGTTCGCCACCGCCACCACGCTGGTGGGCGCGGTCGCCGCGGCGGGGATCTGGCTCCTCGTCGGCGACCGTACGGCGAGCGACGGCGACGGGGAGACGGCGGGCGCCGGCGCGGCCGAGTCGCCCGGCGGCCTCCGGCTCTCCCGCCGACTCGGGATTCCGCTGCTGGCGATGCTCATGCCGTCCGTCGCCTCCAGCGCCATCGTGACCTTCCTGGCCATCCCGCTGTCCCAGGCCTCCACCCTGGTCTTCACCGCGCTGCTGGCCTTCGGCGTGCTCTCGGTGTGCGGACGCTGGGCGGCCGGCGCCCTCAGCGACCGCAGGGGGCGTCCGGTGCTGCTCGTGCCCGGTAGCACCGCCGCAGTCGCCGGCATGGCGCTGACCGCCGCGGCTCTGTGGCCGGCGGGCGCAGACTGGGCGGGCCCCGGCGCCCTCGGTGGGACAGCCGCCGTCGCCGGGGCCGCCCTGTTCGGTGCCGGGTTCGGCGCCGTGCAGAACGACACCATCGTCATCATGTTCCGCCGGGCGGGCGCCCGCGCCTACGGCACGGCCAGCGCGGTGTGGAACATCGGCTACGACGCCGGGACGGGACTCGGGTCGCTGTTCCTGGGCCTGGGCATCCAGGCTGCGGGTTACGGCCCCGCCATCGCGGTGACGAGCGCGGTCCTCGCCGCCTGTCTTCCGGCGGCGGTGTCACTGGCCCGGCGCGCCGGCTGA
- a CDS encoding GuaB1 family IMP dehydrogenase-related protein, producing MRFLNDQVPGHDLTYSDVFMVPRHSAVGSRLDVDLRTHDGTGTTIPIVVANMTAVAGRRMAETIARRGGLAVLPQDIPIDVVTEVVSWIKRRDLLHDTAITLSPESTVGEALNLLPKRAHDAVIVVDGERRPIGVVTDADCTGVDRFTQVHEVMSRDLLTVPAGTDPKDAFGSLHDFRHRLAPVVDAQGALVGVLTRTGALRATLYDPATDDRGRLRVGAAVGVNGDVAGKAADLLAAGVDLLVLDTAHGHQEKMTAALRKVRALDPTVPLVAGNVVSAEGTRDLIEAGADIVKVGVGPGAMCTTRMMTAVGRPQFSAVLECAATAREAGASVWADGGVRHPRDVALALAAGASNVMIGSWFAGTYESPGDVLRDAHGRMYKESFGMASSRAVRLRTSDDSPFDRARKALFEEGISTARMYLDDERPGVEDLVDEIVAGVRSSMTYAGANSLEEFHERATVGVQSAAGYSEGQPVPTSW from the coding sequence GTGCGTTTTCTGAACGACCAGGTCCCCGGCCACGACCTGACCTACAGCGACGTGTTCATGGTCCCGCGGCACTCGGCCGTGGGATCGCGGCTGGACGTCGACCTGCGGACCCACGACGGAACGGGGACGACCATCCCCATCGTAGTCGCGAACATGACCGCGGTCGCCGGGCGCCGGATGGCCGAGACCATCGCCCGGCGCGGCGGATTGGCGGTGCTGCCGCAGGACATCCCGATCGATGTCGTCACCGAGGTGGTCTCCTGGATCAAGCGCCGCGATCTGCTCCACGACACCGCCATCACGCTGTCTCCGGAGAGCACGGTCGGCGAGGCGCTGAACCTGCTGCCCAAGCGGGCACACGACGCCGTGATCGTCGTCGACGGCGAACGGCGCCCCATCGGCGTGGTCACCGACGCCGACTGCACGGGAGTCGACCGCTTCACGCAGGTGCACGAGGTGATGTCGCGCGACCTGCTGACCGTTCCCGCGGGCACCGACCCCAAGGACGCGTTCGGCTCGCTGCACGACTTCCGCCACCGGTTGGCGCCGGTCGTCGACGCCCAGGGCGCCCTGGTGGGGGTGCTCACCCGCACCGGCGCGCTGCGCGCCACCCTGTACGACCCGGCCACCGACGACCGGGGGCGGCTGCGGGTGGGGGCCGCCGTCGGCGTCAACGGCGACGTGGCGGGCAAGGCCGCCGACCTGCTCGCGGCCGGTGTCGATCTGCTCGTCCTCGACACCGCCCACGGCCACCAGGAGAAGATGACCGCGGCGCTGCGCAAGGTGCGCGCGCTGGATCCCACGGTGCCGCTGGTCGCGGGCAACGTGGTCTCCGCCGAGGGCACGCGGGACCTGATCGAGGCCGGCGCCGACATCGTCAAGGTCGGAGTGGGGCCCGGGGCGATGTGCACGACCCGGATGATGACCGCGGTCGGCCGCCCGCAGTTCTCGGCGGTGCTGGAGTGCGCCGCCACCGCCCGCGAGGCGGGCGCGTCGGTATGGGCGGACGGCGGGGTCCGCCATCCCCGCGACGTCGCGTTGGCGCTGGCCGCGGGCGCCTCCAACGTGATGATCGGCTCCTGGTTCGCCGGCACCTACGAGTCGCCGGGCGACGTGCTGCGCGACGCCCACGGGCGGATGTACAAGGAGAGCTTCGGCATGGCCTCGTCGCGTGCGGTGCGGCTGCGGACGTCCGACGACTCGCCGTTCGACCGGGCGCGCAAGGCGCTGTTCGAGGAGGGCATCTCCACCGCGCGGATGTACCTGGACGACGAGCGGCCCGGCGTCGAGGACCTCGTGGACGAGATCGTGGCCGGTGTGCGCAGTTCCATGACCTACGCGGGGGCGAACTCGCTGGAGGAGTTCCACGAGCGCGCCACGGTGGGGGTGCAGAGCGCGGCGGGCTACAGCGAGGGACAGCCGGTGCCCACGAGCTGGTAG
- a CDS encoding coiled-coil domain-containing protein, which translates to MHRSALPRKRRRAFLLPSLAVAAVLLLPATSSYADPEDDEPSLDELNERADSLEEEYDTELLQFEDAKEDVNKAQKRLENVEDELKRVREDVAGLAAAQYMGSGLDPAIEVVMSSDPQDMLDNAAVASQVSANHGDKVAELTETRQKRKEAVENADAKLEDAEELVEQLESQRDEVLAKIKKYEEEQVPESPSGGSGSGSGTPGTGSVPDSAIGPGWEGATPRMAAIRDEIVSRFGAPYPVGCLRPGDPQDHGSGQACDFMMSAGGAMPSGANQRLGQQIAEYAQANADRLGVKYVIWEQRIWHSANPGAGWEMMNDRGSITANHYDHVHVSSY; encoded by the coding sequence ATGCACAGATCAGCACTCCCTCGGAAGCGCCGCCGCGCTTTCCTGCTGCCCAGCCTCGCCGTCGCAGCCGTCCTGCTGCTCCCCGCGACCTCGTCGTACGCCGACCCCGAGGACGACGAGCCCAGCCTCGACGAGCTCAACGAGCGCGCCGACTCCCTTGAGGAGGAGTACGACACCGAGCTGCTGCAGTTCGAGGACGCCAAGGAAGACGTGAACAAGGCGCAGAAGCGCCTGGAGAACGTCGAGGACGAGCTGAAGCGGGTCCGCGAGGATGTCGCCGGGCTGGCCGCGGCCCAGTACATGGGCAGCGGGCTCGACCCCGCCATCGAGGTGGTGATGAGCAGCGACCCGCAGGACATGCTGGACAACGCGGCGGTGGCCAGCCAGGTCTCGGCCAACCACGGCGACAAGGTCGCCGAGCTCACCGAGACGCGCCAGAAGCGCAAGGAAGCCGTCGAGAACGCCGACGCCAAGCTCGAGGACGCCGAAGAGCTCGTCGAGCAGCTGGAGTCCCAGCGCGACGAGGTCTTGGCCAAGATCAAGAAATACGAGGAGGAGCAGGTCCCCGAGTCCCCCAGCGGCGGATCCGGCTCGGGCTCCGGGACGCCGGGCACCGGCTCGGTGCCCGACAGCGCCATCGGCCCCGGCTGGGAAGGCGCGACTCCGCGTATGGCCGCGATCCGCGACGAGATCGTCAGCAGGTTCGGCGCGCCCTACCCCGTGGGCTGCCTGCGCCCGGGCGACCCCCAGGACCACGGCAGCGGCCAGGCCTGCGACTTCATGATGAGCGCGGGCGGCGCCATGCCGTCGGGGGCCAATCAGCGGCTCGGCCAGCAGATCGCCGAGTACGCCCAGGCCAACGCCGACCGGTTGGGCGTCAAGTACGTGATCTGGGAGCAGCGCATCTGGCACTCCGCCAACCCCGGCGCGGGCTGGGAGATGATGAACGACCGCGGCAGTATCACGGCCAACCACTACGACCACGTGCACGTCTCGTCGTACTAG
- a CDS encoding alpha/beta hydrolase, whose protein sequence is MTNALHPSAPERRRLTTSDGIDLDSALIRGQGDRTTAIIVANGFTGTWRSPGTRMIAERLLPVGDVMTFDFRGHYESGGLCTVGNLEVHDLEAACAHLRGLGYTDIASIGFSMGAAVVVRHAAMFGGVRAVVAVSGPSMWYYRGTPRMRLLHFGVERSIGRWFLRVARRVRVIDSQWDPIPPDPTELAPGISAPLLIVHGDADTYFPVEHARSLYSAAPEPKELWIESGMGHAERAMTPERAERVADWLARSTGPEPDEGGPA, encoded by the coding sequence GTGACTAACGCGCTCCATCCCTCAGCCCCGGAACGGCGGCGACTCACCACATCGGACGGTATCGACCTCGACTCCGCGCTGATCCGGGGCCAGGGAGATCGCACCACCGCGATCATCGTGGCGAACGGATTCACCGGTACCTGGCGCAGCCCGGGAACGCGGATGATCGCCGAGCGGCTGCTGCCGGTCGGGGACGTGATGACCTTCGACTTCCGGGGCCACTACGAGTCGGGAGGGCTGTGCACCGTCGGCAATCTGGAGGTGCACGACCTGGAGGCCGCCTGCGCGCACCTGCGGGGCCTGGGCTACACCGACATCGCCTCGATCGGCTTCTCGATGGGCGCGGCCGTGGTGGTGCGCCACGCCGCGATGTTCGGTGGTGTGCGCGCCGTCGTCGCCGTCAGCGGACCCAGCATGTGGTACTACCGCGGGACCCCGCGCATGCGGCTGCTGCACTTCGGCGTGGAGCGGTCGATCGGGCGGTGGTTCCTGCGGGTGGCCCGCCGCGTGCGTGTCATCGACAGCCAGTGGGACCCCATTCCGCCCGACCCGACGGAACTCGCGCCCGGGATCTCCGCGCCGCTGCTGATCGTCCACGGTGACGCCGACACCTACTTTCCGGTCGAGCACGCCCGGAGCCTCTACAGTGCCGCGCCGGAACCCAAGGAACTGTGGATCGAGTCGGGCATGGGGCACGCCGAGCGCGCGATGACGCCCGAACGGGCGGAGCGGGTCGCCGACTGGCTCGCCCGCAGCACGGGCCCGGAGCCGGACGAGGGCGGCCCCGCCTGA
- a CDS encoding DUF3592 domain-containing protein produces the protein MVYIYPLLPIVAGSVMLWFLFRHLRFSAYLAVYGARAEGEVVGYRETRASASMIVRFVTPEGREVHAAHENTGWTASRSGDPVTVSYDPGDPERARIVAAPWLSNWVLSMLGVLGFLLVLIGSVLAYLAWAEPLSGSG, from the coding sequence GTGGTCTACATCTACCCTCTTCTGCCCATCGTGGCCGGGTCGGTGATGCTCTGGTTCCTCTTCCGCCATCTGCGCTTTTCGGCGTATCTGGCGGTCTACGGCGCCCGCGCCGAGGGCGAGGTCGTGGGCTACCGCGAGACGAGGGCCTCGGCGTCGATGATCGTCCGCTTCGTGACCCCTGAAGGGCGCGAAGTGCACGCCGCCCACGAGAACACCGGCTGGACCGCCTCGCGCAGCGGCGATCCCGTCACGGTCTCCTACGACCCCGGCGATCCCGAGCGGGCGCGCATCGTCGCGGCGCCGTGGCTGAGCAACTGGGTGCTGAGCATGCTCGGCGTGCTGGGTTTCCTGCTGGTGCTGATCGGGTCGGTGCTGGCCTACCTCGCCTGGGCGGAGCCGCTGTCCGGCTCCGGCTGA